aagataaacttgatcgaagagaaaagattaccaacacatatttcgagatatagataggcgaggtatactcggctcgaaataccaaatgtgtataatcctagtctatatatatagcatacgacttcttgtctcaaagagtaggagatagagtagatagacttttgagtgacagataagttcaagtcttcacatacctttttgtcgagaagttccatcggttccttgagtagttcttcttcttatatgatgaatctccatgaagtccttgagctcaactatacattttatcctagtccgagacttagctataatagactagaaatcaagacttatagttttgatcactaacattgacaaacatgcttgagatagcaacgcatgcgagtttgaccgagcaatgctctaacagaacctTCTAACCATGGTAATACCACTGCGACCATCGCAACCATCCTCAAAGCGCAGGAGGCGCATGATGAGAGAATGAAAAAACTAGAAAGGCGTAACAGGAGGTTAGAACGGAGAAACTTAAGGCTAAAACGCAAGGCGAAGAAAAGGTGCCACTCGCTACCATATAGGAGATTCCTGAGGAGGAGAATCCTTTAGAAAACTTGCAAGACGACGAGCGATTCAATATCCCTAACACCTCAAACGAGGAAACAACAGATCTCTTTCCGAAGGGAAGCAGAGGCGTCCTAGATGAGGAGGATGGTCAATCCGAGGGATCATCCGATGTTTATCCCAAGCACAggcgagagaagaagaaaaatgacgaAACTAAATGCGTTGTCGAGAATCTCGCCACCGCTAATCCCAAACGAGGAGAGATCTCGAAGTTAACTCGTTCCAAGATTGTATCGTATACCGGATAATCGGATGAGGACTCAGGGCGGCCACGATATCGCCATCGGGAAGTCTTTTTCTCACCCGAGAGAGCACATAGAAGGAAAAATAAGGTCGAAACAAGACACATAGACGATCAGTTACAGGCCCGACTCTGCCACTTATATGCTATGTGTAGAGAAGCCACAGGGAAATAAGAAATCAAGAAGTTGGCAGAGGTAATGAAGGAGGAGGGAAAATCCCCCTTGGCCGAGAACCTATTAACACAACCATTTCCAAAATGTTCCCTCCCGACATTCACAGCACCATTCACTGGGATCGGAGACGCAATTGGACATCTTAGAACTTACCTGATGACGCTAACCCAGTGGGATCAATACGATGTGGTGTTGTGTAAGTTTAACCCAGCTAGTCTAAGAGACGAGGCCCTAATGTGGTTCAATAATTTTCCAAAATGATCGGTTAGATCATTCGCTCACCTATCCGAGCTGTTCTTAGAAACATACATTCACAATAGCAGAGTCAAGATTTAAGTTGACGCACTATTCCAGTTGGTACGAGGACCAAATGAGTGACTCCGCTCTCTGGTAACACGTTGGATAAAACAATGCACCGAGATCGGAAGAGTCCCAGAGGCCTACGCGATCTTGGGATTCAAAAATAGTCTGAGAAAGACAGACCCTATATTTGTCCGCGTGTATGAAACATGCCAAAGAATCTAGGAAAGCTGGGAGAAATCCAGGAGGACTATGTGGCTCTTGAAGAACTTCAATATGGTACTTCGATAAACTGGTAAAAGGAACCAGTAGAGGAGAAAATGTGTTAGAACCACAGAACCCTAGGTGCCATCCCAAGGAGCAGGGTGACCCAACAATGGGTCAACCCAGTTCGATAAACATCGGAGTGGAGGATGGAAAGGGTGAGACCAAGACCAACAAAAGAAGGGTAAATTCGTAGACCCAGTCTACACAAAACTAAACATCCCCATATCTAAGATCCTCAAGAAGATCGACGGGCAATACAAAATCACTTACCCATGGAACAGAGGTCAGCAGCCAAAGCGAGCCAAAAATAGAACTGACTTCTGCGAGTtccatcaattccataatcaCACGACAGACTCGTGCAGAGACTTGAAAAGATGGTGCAGGATCTGATCGATGAACGTAAGCTCTAGGAGTACATCGCGCAACTAGCGATCCAACCAGCCACGGGGGAACCCATACATCGTGTGGAAATCCCTCGCGAGGCACAATATCTTGGATGCAATACGATATCGCATTCAACTATCATTGCTCCCACACCTGAAGGAAATATTACAGAGCGAATTCATAAACGAAACTTCGAAGGATACGAAGTATTCAGTATAACAAGAGAGCCCCCCATTGAGGAGTGGATGAAATTGCCTATCATCTTTTCAGCCTCAAAGGCACCTGACGGAGGTCGGAACCACAACGACCCACTAGTGGCCACGATGGCCATCGCACTTCCCGAACACGAAGGCGAGTTAGAAAGACCTAAGGCATTACCATGGGAAATTCCCCAAGATCCTAGTAGATGTAGGAAGCTCTGTCAAAATTCTATTTTACGAAACAATAAAACAGATGGGTCTTAGATACGACTGCCTAATACCCTCCACCTACAACATATTTGGCTTCAACGGCTCGTCGACCCGCTCAAGAGGCGAGGTGACATTGGAAATTCGGGTAGGAAATATCCTCACCTTAACTACTTTCTGTGTAGTGGACGTTCTTTCACCCTACACGACTATCGCCGGGCGATCCTGGGTCCATGGGATCAAAGGAGTTGCATCGACTTACCATCAGAGGCTAAGGTTCCTTACACCTGATGGAGTTGTAAAAATTATCGGAGACTCTGGTGAGGCAAAATATTGCTACAAGATGGACGTTCAGAATATCGAAAACAAAGTAAACTCCCCAAATGCGCAGGAAAGGAGGGCCAGAAATGCCAACAACTTGTATGAAATTCATGACTACATAGCAATAGCTAATGAACCAAAGCGCTCGGAAGATGCTCCATCCTCGTGCAACACCATAACCTCGGGGTCTCCTACATGGATATTATAGCAATCACATACCCTCTCCGATGCGGGAGAGCATGAATCCAACTTCCACCCAGAGGTTGTACCCCCATtaatttaaaggaagaaaataaacCCACACAAGCATGGCGTATGAAGGGCACGATCAAAAGCAATTTGGAGATGTGAAAGGATCGATAGCGAATTGATCCAGAGTGCAATCCTAGGATGCAGAAGACACACCAGACGACACCAGCGCACCATCAGGCGATCCACGAAGGATCAGACCGAACACAAGCACTacaagtcgttcgaaaaataccGCATCCGATATGGGTGTCTGACATGGCCAAGATGCCAAAGAAAAATGGAGGCTTACGAGTCAGTATTGACACCTGCGAAAAACAGTCTTCCACTCCTTAATATTAACCGGCTCACATATGCAGCACCTGCATGTGAACTGCTATCCCTAATGGATAGATATCCGGGTTACAATACCTTGATTAGCAAAGCCATATTACAAAAGTATCTTTGGACCTACGAAGATAAAGACTTGGAGGATATAATGAATCCATGCCTAGAGGGATGCATAATGGGCGGACAAAGGCGCACCCCTCAGAAGTTCCAAAACTCGTATTAAACCCTTGTCCATTAACCAAGAGAGGATATCACAGGGCAACAAATTGTTGTACAAGATTACTTTGCAAAATGGGCTGAAAATACAACCCTCAAACACACCCAAGACCACGATGTCTCTAAATCTCTCTTAAACCACGATACATATCATTATGATATCCCAACCACCTCCACAAAGGTGGTGAAGGTAACATTCAAAAGGACGCTAACAAGACGATTGCTGATACGATCAGCATAAACTTAAACAAACATGAAGCTATCCGACGCAATCAGCTACGCAGCATACTATGGACTGGTCGTACCACCATAGAACGGTGGCAAAAATGATCCCACTCGCTCTCACTTTTGATACAAAAGCGATCACAATAGCCGAAACGCTAATCTCAACGGCCAAGGACGAAACACGAGGAAAAAACCTCACCTCAGATTCGGAAACCTCGAAGCCAGACGATCTTGAGGAGAACCAAGATTTGGTCTCTCAGAGAAATAACAACTATCATGAGAAATCTACCCGAGGATACGACAAGTATGCTCAGCGGAGACGATTTGACTCAGGCGACGAAGCTTGGCACAAGAAGTTGCTATGCCACCATGAGCCGGAGAAACCTATCCCGACTCGAAAAGAAGCCCACGCGATCATCGCCAAGGTAGATGATGGAGCACACAGGCTTCCCAAATCCAAGGGAGAAGCAATAATGCACCCATAACGAATTAAGTATCCAAAGAAGTATAATGCTCATGCAGACTGGCGCTTCGAAAGTCAAATTACGAGAATGAGGCTTAATCCCTACTTGTAAAAGGTCATGAAACCTTCCTCAGATGTACTAATGGTTTATAAACCCTCTTTTAAGATTAATAAAACTACCCCTTTTGCGCACATTCCTCAATTTGCCTTGATTTTCGTTTATATttgcttatttttgtttttatcattttcctttattttttgattttttgcttTATATTTGCATATAGAATAATCATATCATACTGGCATTATAACAAAATCCCATCAATATTATGGCACAGTGCTAGCTACACTTTCCATGCTACAACAAATGATGCGGGTAAAATACCTAAGCTACCTAAGACGGACACACGACCTAAGGTAATGCTGtcacgatcatgaaatcagatgATGTCCTGCCATAACATGAGATATCCAGAATCAAGGTACTTACCTTTGGATAAGGAAAGAATCACCTGACCGAGATATCGCCctttaaaacatggtttaaaagaACGTGACTCAAATATCTGGTCACTCAACCAAGGGGCAAATGTAACCTAAACTGGACACTATTAAAAAGCCTAAGAAGGCACAAAATGAAAAGGGAAATTTGCTACATTCAAAATCCAACACCGTAAGAGATGACCTATCCAATTAAGCAACTGATCACTCCTTGGCTTTGTCACCCATGGTTGGACCAAAAATATACACCAAAGTCCCTTAAAACCAACAATTTTTGGGACCATTGCATGACAGATATAAAGAAGCAAGAAGTCACCATGCATACCGCGAGATAAGTTAACATAAACTATCAAAGTGCCTCCCACAGACGAGGACTTATCAAAGTATAAGTAGCAAAATAACGCCTCCCACATTTGAGGACTTTCCAAAAGGAATAAATAAGTATTTTTTGTCTCACAAGGGACACGAGAACATACTAAATGGTGTTTACTACATAAAACCTCGGATAAAACACGAGGCCCAAATGCTAAAAGCAGAAAGTCAGAAGTCCTTAAAAGGCAGCAACACTTACATGAACAAGAAGAGCAGACAAATTCAAGTCTGTCAATTGCCACGAACACCTTGATCAGTGTCCATATGATCCTCGCCCTCAGCAGTATGTATCAGGAGCAACTTGCTCAGGCTCAGACTCAATAGGCGGTGGTGGGATCACAACGCTAGTAGCAGCAGCCGCAGCGACTTGTTGACGCTCACCAAGGACGGCAGCTCTACAGGCCTTTGTAATCATATCCTTGTACTCCACGTGAAGATTTCTCAACTTTTCATTCTTGTCAGCACGTTCAGCCGCTACCTCATCCTCATGTTGGTTCACCAATTAATTGAGCTCCTCATCAAGGCTTGACCATGCCCTTCTCTCCTCCTCCAACTTCCTCTCCAACTTTGCATTGCGCTTACGAGCCTCTGCAAGACAAATGGAGATAGTCAGTTTATAAGAAGCATACCAATAAAGGAGTGCATAAAACTAACATTGCTAACTAGAAACCTTCATGCTCAATTAACAAAACAGCTAAGTTCTGTTCTAAATGGATCTTCTCGGTGTCTAAGGCACTAATTTACACTTCCGCAGGAGTTAAGGCAACATCACCGGTCGTACACGATAGCATATGTCTATCACGTTCCCTTTCAAACACGATAAAATCTCGCTTAAGTTGTCTAGTGCTTCCCTATCATCCTAATCCTATGCTAGCAAGGGCATGTGATCGGACTGCCACTCAATGAGCCCATCCTTTTGAGCTCGGAGCAGCTTGATCTCATCCGAGCGACTTACAGCTACTCTCTTAGCTTTATCCAACATCGCACGAAGCTCTGCAATGCGATCCCTGTGAACATCCACATCGGTCTGCAGCTTATCTTCTTCTTGGTCCAAAGCATAGATCTTGCATTGACGAGAACCCACATCGAGCTTCAAATTAGCAAGTTCTCTGCCATTCTTACGACCAATATTATCTAGCCTCTCCTCCAATTGTTTGACGGTGGCTACCAATAGAGAGACTAATTCAGAAATCTAAAACCTATCACGGAGACGCAAAATCTAGACAAAAAAGGAAATAAATACCTTCCAACTCTTTCTTATCCCGACGAAAGGACAAAGCTTCCTGCTTAGCCATCTCAACAGCAGCACGAAGTTGCTAGACCTCTTGCTCAGCATCCCTGACTCGCTTCCTAGAAACACGAGTCTCAGATAGCATGCTAGTTCTCAAATTGTTGCTCTAGTGAATCAGACAACAAAACCAGTCAAAACTGAGGCACTTAGAAACTCAAACCTAATAAACCAAGGTTAGGCGTTCAATACATACCGCATGCACAAGCTGTTGCTGAGCGGACTTAGGCAAAGAAGTTAGGATACGAACTTTCTCGTCCTCACCCAGCCGAGCATACTGATCCGAGCATAGTATCTTCATCGCCTAGGACCCACCACTGAACAAATACGCAGTGGAATATGAACTAGACGGAACCGTCGGAACAGGAGGAAAGCCACCAGCAAAGGTGCTTGGTACACCGGGAGCACCAACACTCGAAACCAAAGGAAGAGCACCACTAACATTAACACCACCACCAAACCGAGCACTCGTATCGGAAGAAACACCCTTATCCGCGAGATTACTCACCTGGGGAAGACTCACATCCGATGCAATATTGGTGCCATCGAAATTGACGGGATCATTCAACTAGGCTTGATCAAGATCATTAAAGAATGCATCACCAAGGTCCATCACCTCATTATCACCGAACAATGCACCAATATCTACCTCCATGGCATGCTCTGCCACAACCGCAAGAGTATTAGATGGCCCAGAACCATCAGCAACCCTTCTCCTCTGCCAAACACAAAATAATATCGAATTCTAAGGCATCAAAcaggggcaaggtatatatatGTCAAAACAGTAAGACAATATTTCCTACCTTAGCATCCTCAGTAACTCGGGGAGACGGTGAAGGACGACTACGAGGTGGAACCCATTTAAGCTCCCACGGCTTATAAGCCCGCAGATGACTATGCATATCAGGAATCCCAGGAAGGACATTACCAAGTTCATCCAAACCAAAAATATAAGGCCCCACGATGCGAAGAGGAACCAAAAACCATTTGGGATCATGAGCCTTGCGGAGCATGATGTTACTAGGAGTAGAAGGATCCAAATCGGTTATGAGCCGAGGACCTTTGGGAGGTTTACGAGACCTAGAAATCCCAACTCCAAAACCCTCAAATGCATCGGACGCCTGGTGACACCAATAATTCTCCAAGAAAGTACCGGGTGAGTACAACTCCTTCTGAGAAGGATCGAACTCGTTCTTCTCATGAACAGTAACTTTACCCTTGCATCTCCAGTTACATTCTCGCATAATTCTATAGAAATTACCATTAGGTTGAAAATACCTTGTTGAGGAGTAAGCCCAAAAAGCAGCTCGTactggaatggatctagggggaAATATAGAGGAAGACGAAGCCCCGCCTCTAGCTGGCCTACAACCACAATGATCTCGTTGGGTTCACAAGGGTTATCCATCAGGATCTTCTTGGTCAATATGCCGGTTTGACCCGCCGGACTAGTAAATGAAACTTCAAATCTTCTCAGACGATAAGTAGCTTTTACCATCTCCAAATAAGCTTCATCTGAAGGATCGGAGGCACGACCGGTGCTATAAGACTCCATAGGTATCTTGTCAGCGCTGAGATGAAGAAATCAAAGACAAATCAGAACTTACACTGGTGAGAAACCGGtgtaaacaataaaaaaaaacggAGATAATAACGGTGATTATCAGAAACTTCACAGTGAggaataatggagaaaatcatcgATTAAAGTAATCATGATGATCACAGAACCCAAAAAAGTCAAACAATGGCAAGAACCATTGATCCAAACAAACTTAACGGCGTAAACCACCggaaaaacaaaaggaaaaaaaaaagaagggaacCATACCGTCTTGAATGTCGAGATGGAGAGTTTCTCCCAGACATAATGAAATTCTTTATAGGAGACAAGAAGTTAAATAGAAATAAAAAGAGACAAaggagagaaagaatgaaaaagttcTGAACTCTGAAAATAGATAATAAAGGCGTCATTCTCTTCTCCCAAAAGATTTTATAAGAAACCAATGGATAACCAACCGGCGCCTCAAGTCTAACAGGTAAAAGTGCACTAAAAGTGCAGACGTGGCGGAAATCTCGGACGTGGCGATAAAGATGGGACGGTTACGAAGTTTTCTTCCCAACATGCCCTTGGAAAGTTTcaaagaaaaggagcaaaacgtgAGGGTAAATTACTCAATGGCCACATGTCAACATCCTAAGGGATGAATACATGATAAAATGATGGGATAGGAACACCGAATCTTACTCTAAAAAGGTGAGTTCATCTGAATCGAGACGCCTGCTACAACGCCACATGAATGATGCATGTGAGGAGTGGTCTAATCCGCTCAGAcagtcaagtctaaaaagaaggTATGCATTTAATGAATGATAACAACAGACGTGGATGAATCTGCATCGCAGTAGAAAGATCGGGGGATCTATACTACAACCCAGAGGtgatagagcacgaggttctccagaGAATGGATACACGATGACGATCAAGGAGAGACGACTCGGGGAGAGAACCAAacaagccatcacgagggatagtatagaaccAGTCCGAAGCGGTAAAGTCGATGTATGACAACTCCACCATCTTGGAAAGACCAGGCCTTCACGAgtctaattttcctataaataccagtccatgtagaaggagatggacaacttatgtaacattttagatggtctttctacagagaattcctgagagagatctagagaTAGAGAGAATAAGAAGTCTAAGTGAAAATTATAGTtatttcaagggtaagaccttataatcaataaataaaacatcttctttcccgtggacgtaggtcttcatggccgaaccacattatatgcttgtgtcaGTGTTTACTTCTCATTTTCTTTACATATTGTTTATCTTGAATACTGAATGTTTgagtagtttatagcctttagatttacatgggtgtagtcatcagaaaagatgcaactacacgTTTCTTACTAAAGAATGCTTTCCCGTGGGTCAGTACAACAATCTTAAGGCATTAGCATTAGTAATAATCATGGATTTAATTTTGAAGTGAAaagcaaaaaatgaatttttggtcagctgtagagtttcgaattcATCTCTTAACCTAAAAGGAATtttgatgaacccttttgacctaATCTAATAGACATCGTGATAGTTTCCCacaccaaatttcagaatttttggagttgtaaaagtatttttttggatATTTGAAAAAACAGataaatgttcctgaaaaattctgacgagctgaaatttgttgttgactaatttttttttttattatagggTAATCATAtgttttttgaaatggtgattcaaacgaagCTTGttgatatagatgttatcttcaaaactcttattttatttttcgattcggaactaaggtttgtgagatgtggtgtattaggtgattggaaaATTACCGTgttcgtggtcagagtataaacggaGACTGTGACATGAAATTAAAAAGGGACATGGCTatcaggcgcatgtggatgaacacaagtcttccaaagctgacaaaggcgaaaacatcaaacacaactctaagcgtagtcttcataagaaaggtatgtttcataaAACTAAATCCGACATTACCTTatttaagggtgattgttatgttcgtaaaattcctggccataagGCAgcaaagtgtagacaacataaaaaccttaataagtagaaagttagtgctaatttagttgaaacaaactagaacgagttcagtggcatgatgtcggaagttattttaataaccagtGTGAGAGACTGGGGTGGACTCTGGGGCCACTAaacatgtttgttgaaacagataCTTGTTCACCtattatcagaggataagggatgtcgagaaactatttttgagtaactcatctgcaatagaggttgcataaaaggaaaaggtcgaacagaagctcatatctgtaatattctcacattgaatgaagttttcatgttccgagcatatgcgaaaatcttgtatcttgttctgttgtagatggaaaaagatttaagatcttaattgaatctggaaaacttgttgtaactaggtagtgattttttaagcaagagttataggactttgggtctatataagcttaatggaaaaactgatgatgtgaacatagttgattcttgtgttttctttgtgtgattgattgtctTACGGGGTAGACTTGGAactgtaaacttataagtcaatgcttaactggctagcataggctgcgtacccaaatttagtttggattttgaacacaaaagtgaaatctgtgaagaatcaaaatatgctataaaaccttttagcacaaatgttcagagtaattctaagcctttagaattaattcagttagtcctagttgacatgagttcaatccaaaaccactatggtaaaagatggtttataacttcgataaatgattgtacgaggtactatcttgtatacttgcttagggataagggtGATACCTTAGAAGACTTaatatgtataaacttgaagttggaaaccaattagaagccttgaacataacaaccgtatccttaagaagatgataattgccatgttgattatttcaggattacctgcggccttgtgggaggaggcagtcctcttaactagtatatcctgaatagagtatcTTTTTAAGGATCAgttgaaactccatatgatttatggaaaggtagatgaccttcttatgaatgcgtcaaagtgtgggggtgtttgactaagattgtaattcctcttcataaaataactagattgaaacaaaagatgttgattgtgtcttcatataggacacgctgagtatacttctacatatagatttttggttgtgtgttctgattttttctgactttggtgtgaatattattacagaatctagggatgctgagttctttgaacatgtttattctaaacatgtacctcattagagatgtgttgttgattccctagatttattttcaaatagtcagaacttattttaaagcaagatgaagttgatgttgagcctaagagaagtaaaacaattagacttgagacttcttatgaaaccgacttcataaaatacctagcttagtctgagcccagagttgtaaagaatccttgacatctactgaaaccccattctggtaagaagcttcatttagtgaaatggactcagtccgtcgaaaccagacttgggagattactagtttacctccagggagtaagaccatgggatgtaaatgagtctttaataggaaacgataggtagatggaaccgtggaaaaatattaagctaagttggtagctaaaggctataaactaatagaaggtgtagatttccttgattcttattcacttatgacgagaattacttctgttgagatgctaattgatattgCTCCCATAAACAACTttgagatacatcagatggatgttaagacagcttttctaaaaccgtgaattatataaagaaatttacatagaccaacctgaggactttgtagttaaaggttatcaagacaaagtttgtaaattgaacgaatctttgtatggttttaaaataagcacgtaaacaatgacatggaaaatttgatcatgtgataatgtgtagtggatttaagttaatgaatcttacaagtgtatttacaagtaacttgttaaggatgcctgtgtgattgtatgcttgtatgttgatgatattattatacttgatacaaacatagatgtgattaattccactaaaaacatgcactgaatgagaacgttgactagaAAGACTTAGgctcttttgatgtaatcttagggatgaggatttagaagataatcaaacaaattatagtcttagtcgttctcattatgttgaatttgtacttatgagatacaatcagtctgattgtaagcccgcatgtactccatacgattcttcttgtagactcgagaaaaataagggtaatggagtatcttaacttgcatactcaagagttataggatgtctgatgaatttaatgaactgtaagagtctatacattgcctatattgtgagtaagttaagtatatatacttgtagtccagaacaagagcattggaatgcacttagtagagtattatggtacctaaaatactctattaccttttgtttgatttatgaaaggtatcttgttgtccttgagggattttgtgatgcaaactggatagatGACTCAGAGTaatctaagtctacgagtggatatgttttcactctagcaagagggtttgtttttggaagattatcagaaaaacatatatttctcaattcattatggagtATGAGAGTATtgtgttagataaagcacgagagggggccgagtgcctaagatgatttttagaagacattcctctctggcataggcatgtgccagctatatctatacattatgttagccaagctataatagctaaagctaaaaataattaatctcaatcggcgttatttccattgattggataaagtccaaggagaatat
This DNA window, taken from Papaver somniferum cultivar HN1 chromosome 3, ASM357369v1, whole genome shotgun sequence, encodes the following:
- the LOC113359238 gene encoding uncharacterized protein LOC113359238, with the translated sequence MRECNWRCKGKVTVHEKNEFDPSQKELYSPGTFLENYWCHQASDAFEGFGVGISRSRKPPKGPRLITDLDPSTPSNIMLRKAHDPKWFLVPLRIVGPYIFGLDELGNVLPGIPDMHSHLRAYKPWELKWVPPRSRPSPSPRVTEDAKRRRVADGSGPSNTLAVVAEHAMEVDIGALFGDNEVSNLADKGVSSDTSARFGGGVNVSGALPLVSSVGAPGVPSTFAGGFPPVPTVPSSSYSTAYLFSGGS